A DNA window from Mucilaginibacter xinganensis contains the following coding sequences:
- a CDS encoding enoyl-CoA hydratase/isomerase family protein, whose translation MLFQNLLIDDKERIRYIIISRESKLNALNKATLAELHNAITDAFSSPAVGGIIITGAGQKAFVAGADIAEFVELDAGGGRMLAQQGQTTVFDLIENGNKPVIAAVNGFALGGGLELAMACHIRIASDNAKMGLPEVTLGLIPGYGGTQRLTSLVGKGKALEMILTADMITAAEAHQYGLVNHVVSQEELLTKAEEILNKMLLRAPLALAAAIKAVNAGTRNGVNGFETEVEEFGKCFGTADFKEGVSAFLAKRKADFKGN comes from the coding sequence ATGTTATTCCAAAATTTACTGATAGACGATAAAGAGCGGATAAGGTATATTATTATCAGTCGCGAAAGCAAACTGAATGCGCTTAACAAGGCTACCCTTGCCGAATTACATAATGCAATTACTGATGCCTTTAGCAGCCCCGCCGTGGGCGGTATCATTATTACCGGCGCTGGCCAAAAAGCTTTTGTTGCCGGGGCTGATATAGCAGAGTTTGTTGAACTTGATGCCGGGGGAGGCCGAATGCTGGCACAGCAAGGACAAACAACTGTTTTTGATTTGATAGAAAATGGCAATAAGCCTGTTATAGCCGCAGTTAATGGTTTTGCTTTAGGCGGAGGTCTGGAACTGGCCATGGCCTGCCACATCCGCATAGCTTCAGATAATGCTAAAATGGGCCTGCCCGAAGTTACATTGGGTCTCATTCCGGGCTATGGCGGCACCCAGCGGTTAACCAGCCTGGTAGGTAAGGGGAAGGCACTTGAAATGATCCTTACTGCCGATATGATAACCGCTGCCGAAGCACATCAATACGGATTGGTTAACCATGTTGTGAGCCAGGAAGAATTGCTAACTAAAGCAGAGGAAATTTTAAATAAAATGCTTTTGCGCGCGCCATTGGCACTTGCCGCAGCTATAAAAGCGGTTAACGCCGGCACCCGTAATGGTGTTAACGGCTTCGAAACCGAAGTTGAAGAATTTGGAAAATGTTTCGGAACTGCTGATTTTAAGGAAGGCGTCTCGGCGTTTTTAGCCAAACGAAAAGCTGATTTTAAAGGAAATTAA
- a CDS encoding cobalamin B12-binding domain-containing protein: MSKPFNRPIRVLVAKVGLDGHDRGARIIATSLRDAGMEVIYTGLRQTPEMVVNTALQEDVDAIGISILSGAHMTVFPKVMNLIKQKGMDDVLVTGGGIIPQDDMDALKQIGVGELFPPGTSTHDIVKYITDWVHLHRNF; this comes from the coding sequence ATGAGCAAACCATTTAACCGCCCCATACGTGTTTTAGTTGCCAAAGTTGGGCTTGACGGGCACGATCGCGGCGCACGTATTATAGCTACTTCCCTGCGTGATGCGGGTATGGAAGTAATTTACACCGGCTTGCGCCAAACGCCCGAAATGGTTGTAAACACCGCTTTGCAAGAGGATGTGGACGCCATTGGTATTTCGATACTTTCGGGTGCGCATATGACTGTTTTCCCGAAGGTGATGAACCTGATTAAGCAAAAAGGAATGGACGATGTGCTGGTAACCGGTGGCGGTATTATTCCGCAGGATGATATGGATGCACTTAAGCAAATTGGGGTAGGCGAGCTTTTTCCGCCGGGCACAAGTACGCACGATATTGTGAAATATATAACCGATTGGGTGCACCTGCACCGTAATTTTTAA
- a CDS encoding glutamine--tRNA ligase/YqeY domain fusion protein, which produces MSEERSLNFLEEIVEEDLAAGKNNGRVLTRFPPEPNGYLHIGHAKSICLNFGLAQRYGGQTNLRFDDTNPSKEETEYVDSIKEDVKWLGFNWANEFYASDYFDNLYEFAVGLIKKGLAYVDDSTAEEIASQKGTPTEPGTPNQYRSRSVEENLQLFAEMKDGKYPDGAKVLRAKIDLASPNMLMRDPLMYRIKHTHHHRTGDKWCIYPMYDFAHGESDAIEEITHSVCTLEFVSHRELYNWFIEKLDIFPSKQYEFARLNLNYTVMSKRKLLQLVEEKQVEGWDDPRMPTISGLRRRGYTPASIREFCERIGVAKRENMIDVSLLEFCIREDLNKTAWRRMAVLDPIKMVITNYPEGQTEMLFSENNPEVEGGEGGRELPFSNELWIEREDFMEEPPKKFFRLGVGLMVRLKSAYIVKCESFVKDADGHVTEIHCTYIPESKSQNDTSGIHVKGTIHWVSVPHAKTAEVRLYDRLFKVEDPSNEDGDFKDYINPNSLQVLNNVYIEPDLANAIPGKGYQFMRKGYFTVDKNPAADKLVFNRTVTLKDGWVKK; this is translated from the coding sequence ATGAGCGAAGAAAGATCATTAAATTTTTTAGAGGAGATAGTTGAAGAGGATTTAGCTGCCGGCAAAAACAATGGCCGCGTGCTTACCCGTTTCCCGCCCGAGCCTAATGGTTACCTGCATATTGGCCACGCCAAATCTATATGCTTAAACTTTGGCCTGGCGCAGCGTTACGGTGGCCAAACTAACCTTCGCTTTGATGATACCAACCCAAGTAAAGAAGAAACCGAATACGTTGACAGCATTAAGGAAGATGTAAAGTGGCTTGGCTTTAACTGGGCCAATGAGTTTTATGCATCAGATTATTTTGATAATCTGTATGAATTTGCTGTTGGGCTGATAAAAAAGGGACTGGCCTATGTTGATGACAGCACTGCCGAAGAGATAGCCTCGCAAAAAGGTACGCCCACCGAGCCTGGTACCCCAAACCAGTACCGCAGCCGCAGCGTGGAAGAAAACCTTCAGTTATTTGCCGAAATGAAGGATGGCAAATATCCCGACGGTGCAAAAGTACTTCGCGCCAAAATTGACCTTGCATCACCTAATATGCTGATGCGCGATCCGCTGATGTACCGTATTAAACATACCCATCACCACCGTACCGGTGATAAATGGTGCATATACCCGATGTATGATTTTGCGCATGGCGAATCTGACGCAATTGAAGAAATAACCCACTCCGTTTGTACGCTTGAATTTGTTTCGCACCGCGAGCTATATAACTGGTTTATTGAAAAGCTGGACATCTTCCCGTCAAAGCAATACGAATTTGCGAGGCTTAACCTTAACTATACCGTAATGAGCAAGCGCAAACTGCTGCAGCTGGTTGAGGAAAAACAGGTTGAGGGCTGGGACGATCCAAGGATGCCTACCATTAGCGGTTTACGCCGCCGTGGTTATACACCGGCATCTATCCGCGAGTTTTGCGAACGGATTGGTGTTGCCAAACGAGAGAATATGATTGATGTGAGCCTGCTGGAGTTCTGCATTCGAGAGGATCTTAATAAAACAGCATGGCGCCGCATGGCGGTGCTTGACCCGATAAAAATGGTGATCACCAATTACCCCGAAGGACAAACCGAAATGCTTTTCAGCGAAAATAATCCCGAAGTTGAAGGTGGTGAAGGCGGCCGCGAACTCCCTTTCAGTAATGAGCTTTGGATTGAGCGTGAGGATTTTATGGAGGAGCCGCCGAAGAAATTTTTCCGCCTGGGCGTTGGCCTTATGGTTAGGCTGAAAAGCGCTTACATTGTAAAGTGCGAAAGCTTTGTTAAAGATGCTGATGGCCATGTAACCGAAATTCATTGTACTTACATACCCGAATCAAAATCGCAGAATGATACCAGCGGCATCCATGTTAAGGGAACCATCCACTGGGTTAGCGTGCCTCATGCTAAAACTGCGGAAGTGCGTTTGTATGATCGTTTGTTTAAGGTTGAAGATCCATCAAATGAGGATGGCGATTTTAAAGACTACATAAACCCTAATAGCCTGCAGGTATTAAATAACGTATATATTGAGCCAGATCTGGCCAATGCTATACCGGGCAAAGGTTACCAGTTTATGCGTAAGGGGTATTTTACCGTCGATAAAAACCCGGCAGCTGATAAATTGGTGTTTAACCGTACCGTTACACTTAAAGATGGCTGGGTTAAAAAATAA